In Burkholderia savannae, one genomic interval encodes:
- a CDS encoding glyoxalase superfamily protein — MQFSSAIPVLRIFSEQKAKEFYVDFLGFTLGWEHRFEPGLPLYAEVRRGDLILHLSEHHGDATPGSTVFVPLEGIDALHAELNDKRYAYARPGIERYDWGRVMQIADPFGNRLRFCERDAQGA; from the coding sequence ATGCAGTTTTCTTCCGCGATTCCGGTGCTGAGGATCTTCTCCGAGCAAAAGGCAAAGGAGTTCTACGTCGATTTCCTGGGCTTCACGCTCGGATGGGAGCATCGCTTCGAGCCCGGCTTGCCGCTTTACGCCGAAGTGCGGCGCGGCGATCTGATCCTGCATCTGAGCGAGCATCACGGCGACGCGACGCCGGGCTCGACCGTCTTCGTGCCGCTCGAAGGCATCGACGCGCTGCACGCCGAACTGAACGACAAACGCTATGCGTACGCGCGCCCGGGCATCGAGCGATACGACTGGGGGCGGGTGATGCAGATCGCCGATCCGTTCGGCAACCGCTTGCGCTTTTGCGAGCGCGACGCGCAGGGCGCTTGA
- a CDS encoding lysylphosphatidylglycerol synthase domain-containing protein, whose product MMKHAGRIAALAGLAVSLWLVARDNPREVLGLMRAAGVGLVVAAASHLLPMLANAKDWQTLIAPPDQPRLRAMLRLVWIRESVNGLLPVARIGGEFVSFRLLRAHGLTAPAASASLVSDMQLTLISQALFALAGVGYLLTRATSDTLRVAGMFAWGLAALAPLLILFALVQHAKPFERAMHALNRVAGGQLASLVDRSAQIDDALKAVWRRRGTVMRYLFFWQPLQHLATSIEIWLALHFLGAPVSLVDALAIEALIQALSSAAFFVPGGLGVQEGGFVLIGGALGLDPATSLGLAGARRIRDLLIFVPGLLAWQFAEAAVAARRS is encoded by the coding sequence CTGATGAAGCACGCGGGGCGCATCGCTGCGCTCGCGGGACTCGCGGTATCGCTCTGGCTCGTCGCGCGCGACAATCCCCGCGAAGTGCTCGGCCTGATGCGCGCCGCCGGCGTCGGGCTCGTCGTCGCGGCCGCGTCGCATCTGCTGCCGATGCTCGCGAATGCGAAGGACTGGCAGACGCTGATCGCGCCGCCCGACCAGCCGCGCCTGCGCGCGATGCTGCGCCTCGTGTGGATTCGCGAATCGGTGAACGGGCTGCTGCCCGTCGCGCGCATCGGCGGCGAGTTCGTGTCGTTTCGCCTGCTGCGCGCGCACGGCTTGACGGCGCCCGCGGCGAGCGCCAGCCTCGTGTCCGACATGCAGCTCACGCTGATCAGCCAGGCGCTCTTCGCGCTCGCGGGCGTCGGCTATCTGCTCACCCGCGCGACGTCGGACACGCTGCGCGTCGCCGGCATGTTCGCATGGGGACTCGCCGCGCTCGCGCCGCTTCTGATCCTGTTCGCACTTGTTCAACATGCGAAGCCGTTCGAGCGCGCGATGCACGCGCTCAATCGCGTCGCGGGCGGTCAACTCGCGTCGCTCGTCGATCGCTCCGCGCAGATCGACGATGCGCTGAAAGCCGTCTGGCGGCGGCGCGGCACCGTCATGCGCTATCTGTTCTTCTGGCAGCCGCTGCAGCATCTCGCGACGTCGATCGAGATCTGGCTCGCGCTGCATTTTCTCGGCGCGCCCGTGTCGCTCGTCGATGCGCTCGCGATCGAGGCGCTGATCCAGGCGCTCAGCAGCGCCGCGTTCTTCGTGCCGGGCGGGCTCGGCGTGCAGGAAGGCGGCTTCGTGCTGATCGGCGGCGCGCTCGGGCTCGATCCGGCAACGTCGCTCGGGCTCGCGGGCGCGCGGCGAATCCGCGATCTGCTGATCTTCGTGCCGGGCCTGCTCGCCTGGCAGTTCGCGGAGGCGGCCGTCGCGGCGCGCCGTTCGTAG
- a CDS encoding chromate transporter, with the protein MQSCSEPDDGGRAVDVSVADLFIGFLGLGLISFGGALPFARRALVEERRWLTADEFADLLGLCQFLPGGNVINLSVAVGMRFRGVPGAIAGLLGLVAGPTLVVIALGVLYAKTQQNPGVHHLFGGLAAAAAGLLIAMAIKVAKPLRHARTAACVAALAFVAIAVLRTPLLPTMLVLTPVSIWLASRAPRGANERAQGVRR; encoded by the coding sequence ATGCAATCCTGTTCCGAACCCGATGACGGCGGCCGTGCGGTCGACGTGAGCGTCGCCGATCTGTTCATCGGTTTCCTCGGCCTCGGGCTGATCTCGTTCGGCGGCGCGCTGCCGTTCGCGCGGCGCGCGCTCGTCGAGGAGCGCCGCTGGCTGACGGCCGACGAGTTCGCCGATCTTCTCGGCCTCTGCCAGTTCCTGCCGGGCGGCAACGTGATCAATCTGTCGGTCGCGGTCGGCATGCGGTTTCGCGGCGTGCCGGGCGCGATCGCCGGCCTGCTCGGCCTCGTCGCCGGGCCGACGCTCGTCGTCATCGCGCTCGGCGTGCTGTATGCGAAGACGCAGCAGAACCCGGGCGTTCATCATCTGTTCGGCGGCCTCGCGGCGGCCGCGGCGGGCCTCTTGATCGCGATGGCGATAAAGGTGGCGAAGCCGCTGCGCCACGCGCGCACGGCCGCTTGCGTCGCGGCGCTCGCGTTCGTCGCGATCGCGGTGTTGCGCACGCCGTTGCTGCCGACGATGCTCGTGCTGACGCCCGTCAGCATCTGGCTCGCGTCGCGCGCCCCGCGCGGCGCGAACGAACGCGCGCAGGGAGTGCGGCGATGA
- a CDS encoding chromate transporter has product MSDTLVSLAVIFGQLSLLAFGGGNTILPEMQRQVVDVHHWMSAQAFTALFALAQAAPGPNMMIVPLVGWHVASWPGLLVSSLAKFGPSSIVTMAALHAWERFKDKPWRRYVQQGMMPVTAGLVIASAVLISEASNRSALQWGVTAAVAALAYRTRVHPLWLLAGGALVGLIGGFVG; this is encoded by the coding sequence ATGAGCGACACGCTCGTTTCCCTCGCGGTGATTTTCGGCCAGCTGTCGCTGCTCGCGTTCGGCGGCGGCAACACGATCCTGCCCGAGATGCAGCGGCAGGTCGTCGATGTCCATCACTGGATGAGCGCGCAGGCGTTCACCGCGCTCTTCGCGCTCGCGCAGGCGGCGCCCGGGCCGAACATGATGATCGTGCCGCTCGTCGGCTGGCACGTCGCGAGCTGGCCGGGCCTGCTCGTGTCGTCGCTCGCGAAGTTCGGGCCGTCGTCGATCGTGACGATGGCCGCGCTGCACGCGTGGGAGCGCTTCAAGGACAAGCCGTGGCGGCGCTACGTGCAGCAGGGGATGATGCCCGTCACCGCGGGCCTCGTCATCGCGAGCGCGGTGCTGATCTCCGAGGCGTCGAACCGGTCGGCGCTGCAATGGGGCGTCACGGCGGCGGTCGCGGCGCTCGCGTACCGTACCCGCGTGCATCCGCTGTGGCTGCTCGCGGGCGGCGCGCTCGTCGGGCTTATCGGCGGATTCGTCGGATAG
- a CDS encoding zinc ribbon domain-containing protein YjdM: MSTLPACPQCAMENTYPDGEHYICADCAHEWPIAGEASAADDDAAAVVKDANGNALADGDAVVLIKDLKVKGSSITLKMGTKVKSIRLVGGDHEVDCKMDAGNFMLKACYLKKV; the protein is encoded by the coding sequence ATGTCGACTCTTCCCGCCTGCCCGCAATGCGCGATGGAAAACACGTACCCGGACGGCGAACATTATATTTGCGCGGACTGCGCGCACGAATGGCCGATCGCGGGCGAAGCGAGTGCCGCCGATGACGACGCGGCAGCTGTCGTGAAGGACGCGAACGGCAACGCGCTCGCCGACGGCGACGCCGTCGTGCTGATCAAGGACCTGAAGGTGAAGGGCTCGTCGATCACGCTGAAGATGGGCACGAAGGTGAAGAGCATCCGTCTCGTCGGCGGCGATCACGAAGTCGATTGCAAGATGGACGCCGGCAATTTCATGTTGAAGGCGTGCTATCTGAAGAAGGTCTGA
- a CDS encoding porin has protein sequence MKQTTKIAGLVGGVMLATAGQQAMAQSSVTLWGVADVSLRYLSNSNAQNDGRFFMTNGAITNSRIGLHGSEDLGGGLKAIFNLESGVNLQDGSFSDSKRIFNRAAYVGLTSQYGTVTLGRQKTVLFDLLSDTYDPLTVGNYLENAWLPVALGAGLYADNSVKYRGTFGGLTIGAMYSFGTDSTSSTGSGGFSGQIPGHMGAGNMYGFSLSYVAGPVSVAAGVQQNSDNSNRKQTIYHANVVYAFSKAKIYAGYLHSKDDTGFVDTLLAQQPGLFTTGAPKRTGRIDDGPFAGVSWQATPALTLTGAFYYDRMRNATVANGQLDSGNRYTFVGLVEYALSKRTEIYGTVDFNKVNGAATVELPGRSNQTGVAIGLRNIF, from the coding sequence ATGAAGCAAACCACCAAAATCGCGGGGCTGGTAGGAGGGGTGATGCTGGCGACCGCAGGCCAGCAGGCGATGGCGCAGAGTTCGGTGACGCTCTGGGGCGTCGCGGACGTGAGCCTGCGCTATCTGAGCAACTCGAACGCGCAGAACGACGGCCGGTTTTTCATGACGAACGGCGCGATCACCAACAGCCGCATCGGCCTGCACGGCAGCGAAGATCTGGGCGGCGGCCTGAAGGCGATCTTCAATCTCGAGAGCGGCGTCAATCTGCAGGACGGCTCGTTCTCGGACAGCAAGCGCATCTTCAATCGCGCCGCGTACGTCGGCCTGACGAGCCAGTACGGCACCGTGACGCTCGGCCGCCAGAAGACCGTGCTGTTCGATCTGCTGAGCGATACGTACGATCCGCTGACGGTCGGCAACTATCTGGAGAACGCGTGGCTGCCCGTCGCGCTCGGCGCGGGCCTGTACGCGGACAACTCGGTCAAGTATCGCGGCACGTTCGGCGGCCTGACGATCGGCGCGATGTACTCGTTCGGCACCGATTCGACGTCGTCGACGGGCTCGGGCGGCTTCTCCGGCCAGATTCCCGGCCACATGGGCGCGGGCAACATGTACGGCTTCTCGCTGTCGTACGTCGCCGGGCCGGTGAGCGTCGCGGCGGGCGTCCAGCAGAACAGCGACAACTCGAACCGCAAGCAGACGATCTATCACGCGAACGTCGTCTACGCATTCAGCAAGGCGAAGATCTACGCGGGCTACCTGCACTCGAAGGACGACACGGGCTTCGTCGACACGCTGCTCGCGCAGCAACCGGGCCTCTTCACGACCGGCGCGCCGAAGCGCACGGGCCGGATCGACGACGGTCCGTTCGCCGGCGTGAGCTGGCAAGCGACGCCCGCGCTCACGCTGACGGGCGCGTTCTACTACGACCGGATGCGCAACGCGACGGTCGCGAACGGCCAGCTCGACAGCGGCAACCGTTACACGTTCGTCGGCCTCGTCGAGTACGCGCTGTCGAAGCGCACCGAGATCTACGGCACCGTCGATTTCAACAAGGTGAACGGCGCGGCGACGGTCGAACTGCCGGGCCGCAGCAACCAGACGGGCGTCGCGATCGGTCTGCGCAACATCTTCTGA